One segment of Paenibacillus sp. FSL R7-0337 DNA contains the following:
- a CDS encoding response regulator transcription factor yields the protein MKSKILLIDDEPGIISILKNYFESSGYQVYSALSGNEALERVHCQPDIILLDINMPDIDGITVCQRIRKYISCPILFLTARVESKDKIFGFRAGADDYILKPFDIDELGARVEAHLRRENRMHKQSIIRFFGDLTVNYSNREVSVSSFVVPLSKREFEIVELLSMNAGQVFDREHIYEAIWGTDGEGSSDTIMEHIRKVRAKLAVFTQKSYIDTVWGVGYKWNG from the coding sequence TTGAAGAGTAAAATTTTGCTCATTGATGATGAACCAGGAATTATCTCTATTCTGAAGAATTACTTTGAGTCATCCGGTTATCAGGTATATTCAGCTCTTAGCGGAAATGAAGCGCTTGAAAGAGTCCATTGTCAGCCCGATATTATCCTGCTTGATATCAATATGCCAGACATCGATGGTATTACAGTTTGTCAGCGAATTCGCAAGTATATTTCCTGTCCAATCCTTTTTCTAACGGCTAGAGTTGAAAGTAAGGATAAAATTTTCGGTTTTCGCGCAGGAGCAGATGACTATATCCTCAAGCCCTTTGATATTGATGAATTGGGGGCAAGAGTAGAAGCCCATTTACGTCGCGAAAATCGTATGCATAAGCAATCTATAATCCGTTTTTTTGGAGATCTTACCGTAAATTATTCTAACAGGGAAGTTTCTGTCTCCAGTTTTGTTGTACCACTGTCAAAGAGAGAATTTGAAATTGTAGAACTGCTTTCCATGAATGCCGGGCAAGTTTTTGACCGCGAACACATTTATGAAGCCATTTGGGGAACTGACGGAGAAGGAAGCAGCGATACGATTATGGAACATATTCGTAAAGTTCGGGCGAAACTCGCGGTATTTACTCAGAAAAGCTACATTGATACGGTATGGGGGGTAGGCTATAAATGGAACGGATAA
- a CDS encoding ABC transporter ATP-binding protein has product MCMYIEAKDLSKLYGNGENSVIALNHVNLEIAPGDFISFMGPSGSGKSTLLHLLSGLDKPSSGSVIYDEKDIYLTSDKELSAFRRQKIGFIFQQFNLLPVLTARENIIMPLLLDKRQVDEAYLKDLTDMLGIKSRMTHLPSELSGGQQQRVAIARALITKPDIVFADEPTGNLDSKSGNEVMSLLYDIWRTMCKTLVVITHDNQIARMAERQFVIVDGLLSEVAAK; this is encoded by the coding sequence TTGTGTATGTATATTGAGGCAAAAGACCTTTCAAAACTTTATGGCAACGGCGAAAACAGTGTCATTGCCCTTAATCATGTTAATTTAGAAATTGCGCCTGGAGATTTCATTTCCTTTATGGGGCCTTCGGGTAGCGGGAAGAGCACATTGCTTCATCTGTTAAGCGGTCTGGACAAACCTTCATCCGGCAGTGTTATCTACGATGAGAAAGATATCTACCTCACCAGTGACAAGGAGCTTTCCGCTTTTCGTCGCCAGAAAATCGGATTTATTTTTCAACAATTCAACCTCTTACCTGTCCTGACCGCAAGGGAAAATATTATCATGCCTCTGCTGTTGGACAAACGCCAGGTGGATGAGGCTTATCTTAAAGACCTAACAGATATGCTTGGAATCAAAAGTCGAATGACCCACTTGCCCAGCGAACTCTCTGGTGGCCAGCAGCAACGTGTCGCCATTGCCCGAGCACTAATTACAAAACCTGACATTGTCTTTGCTGACGAACCCACGGGAAACTTGGATAGTAAAAGCGGCAACGAGGTTATGAGTTTACTCTATGATATTTGGCGTACGATGTGCAAAACCCTTGTGGTTATTACCCATGACAACCAGATCGCACGCATGGCGGAACGACAATTTGTTATTGTAGACGGCCTCCTTTCGGAGGTGGCGGCGAAATGA
- a CDS encoding HAMP domain-containing sensor histidine kinase: protein MERINHMSLKKAFFFLSAIFLLIALLLSVISIWGISEIFRHYGPSIELKMDGNDVRATPVPPEPAYPAWYHIFSILQFALPTLYVLTGLFLADWLFYRIKLKMPLAALQNGARQIMHNNLDFSIASSASDELGQLCDAFETMRCELLKNNRELWRQTEERKRLNAAFSHDLRNPVTVIKGSVKLLKKGITSGKQTKEEIGDTLSLLEEYSGRIEAFIETMSSAQRLEEMQCNSKQVQWSALIQELSVSLTILRKDKKLNLHDNNVNKNEWIWVDRSIVYNVAENLVSNAVRYARKQISVAVTCDDSSMILTVQDDSEGYSQNMLTRGTEPFLRGDHPSGDSGHFGMGLYICRLLCEKHGGTLALQNTENGAMATASFNILKS from the coding sequence ATGGAACGGATAAACCATATGAGTTTAAAAAAAGCATTCTTTTTTCTATCGGCCATATTTTTACTTATCGCTTTGCTCCTGAGCGTCATATCAATTTGGGGGATCAGCGAAATTTTCAGGCATTACGGGCCGTCTATTGAATTAAAGATGGATGGCAATGATGTCAGAGCCACACCAGTGCCCCCAGAACCTGCTTACCCGGCATGGTATCACATTTTTAGCATCCTGCAATTTGCGCTTCCCACTCTATATGTACTAACAGGATTATTTTTAGCTGATTGGCTTTTTTATCGGATTAAGCTTAAAATGCCCCTGGCCGCTCTGCAAAATGGAGCCCGGCAAATTATGCACAACAACCTGGACTTCTCGATTGCATCTTCTGCAAGTGATGAGCTTGGACAGCTCTGTGACGCATTTGAAACGATGCGATGTGAGCTTCTGAAAAACAACAGGGAACTGTGGCGGCAAACTGAGGAGCGAAAGAGGTTAAATGCTGCTTTTTCTCATGACTTGCGAAATCCCGTAACCGTAATCAAAGGCTCGGTAAAGCTGCTTAAAAAGGGAATAACAAGTGGAAAACAAACAAAAGAAGAGATCGGTGATACACTTTCATTACTTGAAGAGTATTCCGGCAGGATTGAAGCTTTTATAGAAACGATGAGCAGTGCCCAGAGATTAGAGGAAATGCAATGCAATTCAAAACAGGTTCAGTGGTCGGCTCTAATCCAAGAGCTTTCGGTAAGTCTGACGATATTACGTAAAGACAAGAAGCTTAATCTGCATGATAATAACGTCAACAAAAACGAGTGGATTTGGGTTGATCGGTCCATTGTTTATAATGTGGCAGAAAATCTCGTTTCGAATGCCGTCCGGTACGCCCGTAAGCAAATTAGTGTTGCTGTCACCTGCGATGATTCCAGTATGATTCTTACTGTTCAGGATGATAGTGAAGGCTATTCTCAGAATATGTTAACCCGCGGTACAGAACCGTTTTTACGCGGAGATCATCCTTCTGGGGATTCAGGGCATTTTGGGATGGGACTGTACATTTGCCGGCTGCTCTGTGAAAAACACGGAGGCACCCTAGCCTTACAAAATACAGAGAATGGTGCAATGGCAACGGCTTCATTTAATATTTTGAAATCTTGA